One Tumebacillus sp. BK434 genomic window carries:
- a CDS encoding DUF1405 domain-containing protein: protein MLQVIRAQLMSRPFLWLLFFCNLLGTIYGFYWYRYQLEDTAWYWNFFVPDSPTSSGLFTLVLFLWLIRKSSPFLEMLSMVTNIKYGIWACGVIFTYGLADGRIEAQNWMLVLSHGAMAVEVILYNFAYSRKFDWSLLWIGAVWLLFNDFVDYVYGIHPYLQDERFFADVQFWTPLLSILTLVLVAALRPKARTN, encoded by the coding sequence GTGCTGCAAGTGATCCGCGCGCAGCTGATGAGCCGTCCCTTTCTGTGGCTCTTGTTTTTCTGCAACCTGCTGGGCACGATCTACGGCTTTTATTGGTACCGCTATCAGCTCGAAGATACGGCGTGGTACTGGAACTTTTTTGTGCCGGACAGCCCGACGTCCTCCGGTCTGTTTACGCTGGTGCTCTTCCTGTGGCTGATCCGCAAATCCTCGCCGTTTTTGGAGATGTTGTCGATGGTGACGAACATCAAATACGGCATCTGGGCCTGCGGTGTGATCTTTACATACGGTCTTGCGGACGGCCGAATCGAAGCGCAAAACTGGATGCTCGTCCTGTCGCACGGCGCGATGGCGGTCGAAGTCATTCTCTACAATTTTGCCTACAGCCGCAAGTTCGACTGGAGCTTGTTGTGGATCGGTGCGGTCTGGCTGCTCTTCAATGATTTTGTGGACTATGTGTACGGGATTCATCCGTATTTGCAAGATGAGCGCTTCTTTGCGGACGTTCAGTTCTGGACTCCGCTCTTGAGCATTTTGACGCTCGTGCTGGTCGCGGCGCTGCGACCGAAAGCTCGGACCAACTAG
- a CDS encoding sporulation protein YpjB, with protein MCRRLAWLLVLFLAVFGVTPAQAAELVNPITLYQESVKVESMIKQGESPAKVLPALDALSDMYTRLDPRKIHQRVEGQQAVTAELIALKQMFAAVKGPEQAVAEYRIHRLTVAFDSLAYPASSAWLPIARSMENNLDKLIEAVAKGDQKAARTIMAKLRQERDQIQLALQLHGHPAELNAQWSAHRFVELQLTAEQVTDKQGTLDALGSYKASLGNVTSQFHKVEEPPFLPVLHLTLDPVMYGTAGATILAIFGWRMFRKKKN; from the coding sequence ATGTGTAGGCGTCTGGCTTGGCTGCTCGTCCTCTTTCTTGCCGTCTTCGGTGTCACGCCCGCGCAGGCTGCAGAGTTGGTGAATCCAATCACCTTGTATCAGGAGTCGGTCAAGGTGGAGAGCATGATCAAGCAAGGGGAGAGTCCGGCCAAAGTGCTGCCGGCCTTGGATGCATTGTCTGACATGTATACGCGGCTCGATCCGCGCAAGATTCATCAACGCGTGGAAGGGCAGCAGGCGGTGACCGCAGAACTGATCGCGCTGAAGCAGATGTTTGCTGCCGTCAAGGGACCGGAGCAGGCGGTGGCAGAATACCGCATCCACCGGCTGACTGTGGCGTTTGATTCTCTGGCTTATCCGGCGTCTTCGGCGTGGCTGCCGATCGCGCGGTCGATGGAGAACAACCTTGACAAGCTGATCGAAGCGGTAGCAAAAGGGGATCAAAAAGCGGCGCGCACGATCATGGCGAAGCTGCGTCAGGAGCGGGATCAGATCCAACTCGCGCTGCAACTGCACGGTCATCCGGCGGAGTTGAATGCGCAGTGGTCCGCCCATCGCTTTGTCGAGTTGCAGCTCACCGCCGAGCAGGTCACCGACAAGCAAGGCACGCTCGATGCGCTGGGGTCGTACAAAGCGTCGCTTGGCAATGTGACCTCACAATTTCACAAAGTTGAAGAACCGCCGTTTTTGCCGGTGCTGCACCTGACGCTCGATCCGGTGATGTATGGTACGGCAGGCGCGACGATCCTAGCTATCTTTGGCTGGCGGATGTTTCGCAAAAAGAAAAACTAG
- a CDS encoding YitT family protein, whose amino-acid sequence MQRQLLEYFGIMVGAFVFTFGLNNFIIQNGLAEGGFVGISILGLYLFKIPVGLTFLVLNIPLFLIGWKRFGREFLLKTIFGVVSVSVFAELTIGWFSMGVEDKLLASLYGGVASGVGLGIIFRYGGTTGGADIIARLVNHYWGWSMGRTLFMIDVIVITIVAFIVGKDVAMYSLVALFVAARVIDMVVEGVSTSRAMFIISDQSTLIADAIHDQLERGTTLLNGVGGYTGRDKQVLYVVVSREEITRVNEICRQIDPLAFIVVNDVHDVLGEGFNPLKQAKQ is encoded by the coding sequence TTGCAACGTCAACTTCTTGAATACTTCGGCATCATGGTCGGTGCTTTTGTATTCACTTTCGGACTGAATAACTTCATCATCCAAAACGGCCTGGCAGAAGGCGGTTTTGTCGGCATCTCGATCCTCGGGCTGTATCTGTTCAAAATACCGGTCGGTCTGACCTTCCTCGTCTTGAACATCCCCTTGTTTCTGATTGGCTGGAAGCGGTTTGGCCGCGAATTTTTGCTGAAGACAATCTTCGGCGTCGTCTCCGTCTCTGTGTTTGCAGAGCTGACGATCGGCTGGTTCTCGATGGGCGTGGAAGATAAGCTGCTCGCTTCCCTCTACGGCGGTGTCGCCTCCGGGGTCGGCCTCGGCATCATCTTCCGCTATGGCGGCACCACCGGCGGCGCCGACATCATCGCCCGCCTCGTCAACCACTACTGGGGCTGGAGCATGGGCCGCACCTTGTTTATGATCGACGTGATCGTGATCACCATCGTCGCCTTCATCGTCGGAAAAGATGTCGCGATGTATTCGCTCGTCGCCCTCTTTGTTGCCGCCCGCGTGATCGACATGGTCGTCGAAGGGGTCTCCACCTCCCGCGCCATGTTCATCATTTCCGACCAGAGCACCTTGATCGCCGACGCGATCCATGACCAGCTCGAGCGCGGCACCACGCTGCTCAACGGCGTCGGCGGCTACACCGGCCGCGACAAGCAGGTCCTCTATGTGGTCGTCTCCCGCGAAGAGATCACCCGCGTGAACGAGATCTGCCGCCAGATCGACCCGCTCGCCTTCATCGTCGTCAACGACGTGCACGACGTGCTCGGCGAAGGGTTCAACCCGCTGAAACAAGCCAAACAGTAA
- a CDS encoding type II CAAX endopeptidase family protein, whose product MKRNLARNVQLTGALLLIWAFLQDILLTLSTMTFVRDEHGKWQALIQAEQISPLWSVLSLLFVLTGLAVFLAGYLLKKRVVLPKHQGRTRLTLRDLAMSFGWVGLLFFGSVFLYYFAVGGLIPEWFRTSPGASALGGVSLQIVAILVIPLYFRKSLAEIGLQRPVLNWKMLGYVLMFFCFVYAMSLVTTSLSDWMGIDTESYREKHISQELNDAKALGILMAMLPVLATAVIAPLGEELLFRGVLQSVLTAKWGVYAGVIGSALIFSLIHADLVLFVPIFLMGVLFSVLYRITGSLWAPIWLHAINNLIASLNDLF is encoded by the coding sequence ATGAAGCGAAATCTCGCGCGTAATGTGCAGCTGACCGGAGCGCTCCTGCTGATCTGGGCGTTTTTGCAGGACATCCTGCTCACGCTGTCCACGATGACCTTCGTCCGCGATGAGCACGGGAAATGGCAGGCGCTGATCCAGGCGGAGCAGATCTCGCCGCTCTGGTCGGTGCTGTCGCTTTTGTTTGTGCTGACCGGGCTGGCGGTGTTTCTGGCCGGCTACCTGTTGAAAAAACGGGTTGTGTTGCCGAAACATCAGGGGCGTACCCGGCTGACACTGCGCGACTTGGCGATGTCGTTCGGGTGGGTTGGACTGTTGTTTTTCGGCAGTGTGTTTCTCTATTATTTTGCGGTCGGCGGGCTGATTCCGGAATGGTTCCGCACGTCGCCCGGCGCCAGCGCGTTAGGCGGCGTGTCGCTGCAGATCGTGGCGATCCTCGTCATTCCGCTCTATTTCCGCAAGTCGCTGGCGGAGATCGGGCTGCAGCGGCCGGTGCTGAACTGGAAGATGCTCGGCTATGTGCTGATGTTTTTCTGTTTCGTCTACGCCATGTCGCTCGTCACGACCTCGCTGTCCGACTGGATGGGCATCGACACGGAATCCTACCGGGAGAAGCACATCTCCCAGGAATTGAACGACGCCAAGGCGCTCGGCATCCTGATGGCGATGCTGCCGGTGCTGGCGACGGCGGTGATCGCGCCGCTCGGGGAGGAACTGCTCTTTCGCGGCGTGCTGCAATCGGTGCTGACGGCGAAGTGGGGCGTCTACGCCGGGGTGATCGGCTCGGCGCTGATCTTCTCGCTGATCCATGCCGACCTCGTGCTGTTCGTGCCGATTTTCCTGATGGGCGTGCTGTTCAGTGTGCTCTACCGGATCACAGGCTCACTTTGGGCGCCGATCTGGCTGCACGCGATCAACAACCTGATCGCCAGTCTGAACGATCTGTTCTAA
- a CDS encoding DedA family protein has translation MIKETVLELVTTYGYFGLFISLVLGIVGLPIPDEILMTYCGYLVSQGTMNLTVTLLTAISGSIVGISISYWLGHRFGLPLVEKYGRRFGINQKRLDMVNNWYNRFGKFVLIIGYFLPGIRHVTAFAAGMSRMKYSSFALYAYAGGIIWSLTFITLGNVLGVHWTRVTELTHRLVFWIVGLALVAGLLYGLFYWRRRKRIK, from the coding sequence ATGATTAAGGAAACCGTTTTAGAGCTAGTGACAACTTATGGCTACTTTGGCTTGTTCATCTCGCTGGTGCTCGGCATCGTAGGTCTGCCCATCCCGGACGAGATTTTGATGACCTATTGCGGCTACTTAGTCTCACAAGGCACGATGAACTTGACCGTCACGCTGCTCACCGCCATTTCGGGCAGCATCGTGGGGATCTCGATATCCTACTGGCTTGGCCACCGCTTTGGCCTGCCTCTCGTCGAAAAGTACGGACGCCGCTTCGGCATCAACCAAAAGCGGCTGGACATGGTGAACAACTGGTACAACCGCTTCGGCAAATTCGTGCTCATCATCGGCTACTTTCTCCCCGGCATCCGCCATGTGACCGCCTTTGCGGCCGGAATGTCGCGGATGAAGTACAGCTCCTTCGCCCTGTACGCCTATGCGGGCGGCATCATCTGGTCGCTGACGTTCATCACGCTTGGCAACGTGCTCGGCGTGCATTGGACGCGCGTCACGGAGCTGACTCACCGGCTGGTCTTCTGGATCGTCGGTCTCGCCCTGGTCGCCGGTCTTCTCTACGGCCTGTTCTACTGGCGCCGCCGCAAACGCATCAAATAA
- a CDS encoding undecaprenyl-diphosphate phosphatase produces the protein MSLWEAIFLGVVQGLTEFLPISSSGHLVLFQRLFGLEEGALTFDILLHLGTLLAVFAVFWRDLLGIMKHPFGKMGRLIIAGSIPTALIGFLFKDYFDTAFASGETLGVEFVITGVVIWWADTARRGFKKEREMGYADAFLIGALQGAAIMPALSRSGLTIMGALFRGLDREFAAKYSFLMSVPVILGAGVFDISDAMEQGMTIGLPEILGTLAAAVAGYFAIKYMIALIVKRGMRMFAWYVWLLGGLILLDQLFTQHFFKF, from the coding sequence TTGTCTCTATGGGAGGCGATTTTCCTCGGAGTGGTACAAGGCCTGACCGAATTTTTGCCGATCTCAAGCTCCGGTCACCTGGTCTTGTTTCAGCGGCTGTTCGGTCTTGAGGAAGGAGCCTTGACGTTCGATATCCTGCTGCATCTGGGCACGTTGCTGGCGGTGTTTGCCGTCTTCTGGCGCGATCTGTTGGGGATCATGAAACATCCTTTCGGCAAGATGGGGCGCCTGATCATCGCCGGTTCGATTCCGACCGCGCTGATCGGCTTTTTGTTCAAAGACTATTTTGACACGGCGTTCGCATCGGGCGAGACGCTCGGCGTCGAGTTCGTCATCACCGGGGTCGTCATCTGGTGGGCCGACACGGCGCGCCGCGGCTTCAAGAAAGAGCGGGAGATGGGCTATGCCGACGCGTTTCTGATCGGTGCACTGCAAGGGGCGGCGATCATGCCGGCCTTGTCCCGCTCCGGGTTGACGATCATGGGGGCGTTGTTCCGGGGACTCGACCGCGAGTTTGCGGCGAAGTATTCGTTCCTGATGTCCGTCCCGGTCATTCTCGGGGCAGGCGTGTTCGATATCTCCGACGCGATGGAGCAGGGGATGACGATCGGCCTGCCGGAGATCCTCGGAACGCTGGCCGCTGCGGTGGCCGGATACTTCGCCATCAAATACATGATCGCGCTGATCGTCAAGCGCGGGATGCGGATGTTCGCGTGGTATGTCTGGCTGCTCGGCGGACTGATTTTGCTCGACCAGCTGTTTACTCAGCACTTCTTCAAATTCTAA
- the ylbJ gene encoding sporulation integral membrane protein YlbJ — MSTAPKRSTTTILATVVVFLTLSLVMYPQEGFKAGVDGLKLFWDVVFPSLLPFFILSELLLGVGIVHALGVLLEPLMRPLFSVPGVGAFALSMGLAAGYPMDAVITSKFRKNKLCTRIEGERLLAFTNTADPLFMFGAVAVGMFHSPQLGMLLAIAHYISAFMVGLAFKFYGVRAERTYREEDIVQESRVKGNIFKRSFGEMMRAREEDGRTLGKLLGDAVNDSIKTLLMICGFIIFFAVLFKVLSLSGIVPLLALPIEMVFRMIGLDVGLVQSFVAGLFEIDIGSAMAAQTSAPLIEQLIIVSFIIAWSGLSVHAQVASVLTGTDIRMTPYMVARLLHAVLAGAFTLIFYNMGWGQAATEVFAPLMPMMSAVADPSMQHWGLSLIVMRNWFLIFGSVILLALAIHFFKSARFVAWNSRSNRR, encoded by the coding sequence ATGTCCACAGCGCCGAAGCGTTCAACAACAACGATCTTGGCCACCGTGGTCGTCTTTCTGACCTTATCCCTGGTCATGTACCCGCAAGAAGGGTTCAAAGCCGGGGTAGATGGGTTAAAGCTCTTCTGGGACGTTGTGTTCCCGTCCCTCCTGCCGTTCTTTATCCTCTCCGAGCTGCTGCTTGGCGTAGGAATCGTCCACGCGCTCGGCGTGCTGCTCGAACCGCTGATGCGCCCCTTGTTCAGCGTGCCGGGCGTCGGCGCTTTCGCCCTTTCGATGGGCCTCGCCGCCGGGTACCCGATGGACGCGGTCATCACGTCAAAGTTCCGCAAAAACAAACTCTGCACCCGTATCGAAGGCGAGCGGCTGCTCGCGTTCACCAATACGGCCGACCCGCTCTTCATGTTTGGCGCCGTCGCGGTCGGGATGTTCCACTCCCCGCAGCTCGGGATGCTGCTTGCCATCGCCCATTACATATCGGCTTTCATGGTGGGCCTCGCCTTTAAGTTTTACGGGGTTCGCGCGGAACGCACCTACCGGGAAGAAGATATCGTACAGGAGAGCCGCGTCAAAGGCAACATTTTCAAACGTTCATTCGGCGAAATGATGCGCGCCCGTGAAGAAGACGGCCGCACGTTGGGAAAATTGCTCGGCGATGCGGTAAACGACTCGATAAAGACCCTGTTAATGATTTGTGGATTTATCATCTTCTTCGCTGTTCTGTTCAAAGTTCTGTCCCTGTCCGGCATCGTGCCGCTGCTCGCTTTGCCGATCGAGATGGTCTTCCGCATGATCGGGCTCGACGTGGGCCTCGTGCAATCCTTTGTGGCCGGCCTGTTCGAGATCGACATCGGTTCCGCGATGGCAGCACAAACGTCCGCACCGCTGATCGAGCAGCTGATCATCGTCTCCTTTATCATCGCTTGGTCCGGCCTGTCCGTGCACGCGCAGGTCGCGTCGGTGCTCACCGGCACCGACATCCGCATGACCCCGTACATGGTAGCCCGCCTGCTGCACGCCGTGCTTGCCGGCGCCTTCACCCTGATCTTCTACAACATGGGCTGGGGCCAGGCGGCGACCGAAGTGTTCGCGCCGCTCATGCCGATGATGTCCGCTGTCGCCGACCCGAGCATGCAGCATTGGGGACTGTCCCTGATCGTGATGAGAAACTGGTTCCTGATCTTCGGCTCGGTCATCCTGCTGGCGCTGGCGATCCACTTCTTCAAAAGCGCACGTTTCGTCGCCTGGAACTCCCGTTCCAACCGCCGTTAA
- a CDS encoding nucleotide pyrophosphohydrolase, with protein MTDMTIKEMQKDVDAYISQFKEGYFHPMTLVVRLTEELGELAREVNHSHGQKPKKKEEAESSIALELADMMFVITCMANSLGIDLEEAHKAVMHKFNTRDANRWTRKDAE; from the coding sequence ATGACCGATATGACGATCAAAGAGATGCAAAAAGATGTGGACGCGTATATCTCGCAGTTCAAAGAGGGCTATTTCCACCCGATGACGCTGGTGGTGCGCCTGACCGAGGAGCTGGGCGAGCTGGCGCGGGAAGTCAACCACAGCCACGGGCAGAAGCCGAAGAAGAAGGAAGAGGCGGAGAGCTCGATCGCGCTGGAGCTGGCCGACATGATGTTTGTGATCACCTGTATGGCCAATTCGCTCGGCATCGACCTGGAAGAGGCGCACAAAGCGGTGATGCATAAATTCAACACGCGCGACGCGAACCGCTGGACGCGCAAGGACGCAGAATAA
- the dapB gene encoding 4-hydroxy-tetrahydrodipicolinate reductase, translating to MAEQIRVVVVGAKGRMGRETVKAILQDEALAFVGAVDRTLDGDLVSQVLGVEAGEVTFSTDLEKTLVDTRADVMVDFTTPAVMKGNIDRAIALGVRPVVGTTGMTQEEIAAWDADCKERGIGGLIAPNFAIGAILMMRFAAEAAKFLPHVEIIEMHHDQKLDAPSGTAIKTLELIAEAREKRGQGHPNEHETIAGSRGGDYEGMRVHSVRLPGYVAHQQVIFGGLGQTLTIRHDSINRESFMPGVVLSCKEVMKYEGMVYGLENLLF from the coding sequence ATGGCAGAACAGATTCGCGTGGTCGTCGTCGGCGCCAAAGGCCGGATGGGCCGCGAGACGGTGAAAGCAATTTTGCAGGATGAGGCGCTGGCGTTCGTCGGCGCGGTCGACCGGACGCTGGACGGAGACCTCGTGTCGCAGGTGCTCGGCGTGGAGGCGGGCGAGGTGACATTTTCGACCGACTTGGAAAAAACGCTGGTCGATACGCGGGCGGACGTGATGGTCGACTTCACGACGCCTGCGGTGATGAAAGGGAACATCGACAGAGCGATCGCGCTTGGCGTGCGCCCGGTCGTCGGCACGACGGGGATGACGCAGGAGGAGATCGCAGCCTGGGATGCGGACTGCAAGGAGCGCGGCATCGGCGGGCTGATCGCGCCGAACTTCGCGATCGGCGCGATCTTGATGATGCGCTTTGCGGCGGAGGCGGCGAAGTTCTTGCCGCACGTGGAGATCATCGAGATGCACCACGATCAGAAGCTGGACGCTCCGTCTGGCACGGCGATCAAGACTTTGGAGCTGATCGCAGAAGCGCGTGAAAAACGGGGACAAGGCCACCCGAACGAGCATGAGACGATCGCAGGTTCGCGCGGCGGGGATTATGAAGGCATGCGCGTGCATAGTGTGAGATTGCCGGGCTACGTGGCGCACCAGCAGGTGATCTTTGGCGGGCTGGGACAGACGCTGACGATCCGCCACGACTCGATCAACCGCGAGTCGTTTATGCCGGGCGTGGTGCTGTCCTGCAAAGAGGTCATGAAGTATGAAGGCATGGTCTACGGTCTGGAAAACCTGCTCTTTTAG
- the mgsA gene encoding methylglyoxal synthase, with protein sequence MNIALIAHDRKKETLINFVIAYQHIFAKANLYATGTTGLRIQEASGLPVTRFLSGPLGGDQQIGALIAEDRMDLVLFFRDPLMSQPHEPDILALLRLCDVHEIPVATNMGTAEVLVKALDRGDFAWREARKQG encoded by the coding sequence ATGAACATCGCACTGATCGCACACGACCGCAAGAAAGAGACCTTGATCAATTTTGTGATCGCCTATCAGCATATTTTTGCCAAAGCCAATCTGTATGCGACCGGCACGACCGGGCTGCGGATTCAGGAAGCGTCGGGGCTGCCGGTGACACGCTTCCTGTCCGGCCCGCTCGGCGGCGACCAGCAGATCGGGGCGTTGATCGCCGAAGACCGCATGGATCTCGTGCTGTTCTTCCGCGATCCGCTGATGTCCCAGCCGCACGAGCCGGACATCCTCGCGCTGCTCCGCCTCTGCGACGTCCACGAAATCCCCGTCGCCACCAACATGGGCACCGCCGAAGTGCTGGTCAAAGCTCTGGACCGCGGCGACTTCGCCTGGCGCGAAGCACGCAAGCAGGGCTAG
- a CDS encoding CCA tRNA nucleotidyltransferase has protein sequence MERIEAVAWNVVESLEKAGYEAYLVGGCVRDKLLNRTIDDYDITTSALPEEVQAVFAHTVPTGLKHGTVTVREDDCQFEVTTFRTDGEYEDGRRPAEVKFVRSLEEDLARRDLTINAMALGRDGTLHDPFGGQFDLLAKRIKAVGDPVQRFAEDALRMLRAIRFAAQLQFEIEEETLQAISEEAFRLQQVSRERIRDEWIKMLLTHSDTAIELLWETDTLRHIFSRPTSEPEPWERAAAWTADAPPDLALRFCLVFAALDIDEPRIDKTLQGLKLPSQLKKDIRDLLALQATEPSPDWPERTWRQLFYAHGYDTVRRRCLQHAVIHEPEKLPEWSARVEARRAVQPLWQLSDLALTGQDLIEHGINEGPALGHWLKRLAQAVLQDPAHNNREALLQLVQDWQRTP, from the coding sequence ATGGAACGCATTGAGGCTGTTGCATGGAACGTTGTTGAATCGCTTGAAAAGGCAGGATATGAAGCTTATCTCGTGGGCGGCTGCGTCCGCGATAAATTGTTGAATCGTACGATCGATGACTATGACATCACCACTTCTGCGCTGCCCGAGGAAGTGCAGGCCGTTTTTGCGCACACGGTGCCGACCGGGCTGAAACACGGCACGGTGACCGTGCGCGAAGATGACTGCCAGTTTGAAGTGACCACCTTTCGGACGGACGGGGAGTACGAAGACGGGCGGCGCCCGGCGGAGGTGAAGTTCGTTCGGTCGCTGGAAGAGGATCTGGCGCGGCGGGACTTGACGATCAACGCGATGGCGCTGGGGCGTGACGGCACGCTGCATGATCCGTTTGGCGGCCAGTTCGACCTGCTCGCCAAGCGGATCAAGGCGGTCGGCGACCCGGTGCAACGATTTGCAGAGGACGCTTTGCGCATGCTGCGGGCGATCCGCTTTGCGGCGCAGCTGCAGTTCGAGATCGAAGAGGAGACGCTGCAGGCGATTTCCGAAGAAGCGTTCCGCCTGCAGCAGGTCTCCCGCGAGCGCATCCGCGACGAATGGATCAAGATGCTGCTCACCCACTCAGACACGGCGATCGAACTGCTCTGGGAGACCGACACCTTGCGCCACATCTTCTCCCGCCCGACCTCTGAGCCGGAGCCATGGGAGCGCGCCGCCGCCTGGACGGCCGACGCGCCGCCCGATCTCGCGCTGCGCTTCTGTCTCGTTTTTGCTGCACTCGACATCGACGAACCGCGCATCGACAAGACGCTGCAAGGGCTGAAACTGCCCTCCCAGCTCAAAAAAGACATCCGCGACCTCTTGGCCCTGCAAGCCACCGAGCCGTCTCCGGACTGGCCGGAGCGCACTTGGCGGCAGCTGTTCTACGCCCACGGTTATGACACCGTGCGCCGCCGCTGCCTGCAGCACGCCGTCATCCACGAGCCGGAAAAGCTGCCGGAATGGAGCGCACGGGTCGAGGCGCGCCGCGCCGTGCAGCCGCTCTGGCAACTGTCCGATCTCGCACTGACCGGCCAGGACCTGATCGAACACGGCATCAACGAAGGGCCGGCCCTCGGGCACTGGCTGAAGCGCCTCGCCCAAGCGGTGCTGCAAGACCCGGCCCACAACAATCGGGAAGCGCTTTTGCAGCTCGTGCAAGACTGGCAGCGCACCCCGTAA
- a CDS encoding SseB family protein produces MDDQNEQSVVALDQALLQALADPAAEPAFRHRLLHSNLYVLGHIEDAQIEEDGTVWPRHSSTLRITHFDVDGETVLPVFSAPDHLQSLFDEVPDLILLRATNLFASATPDVKIVLNPGTAVGRAFTYEDIQKLLR; encoded by the coding sequence TTGGACGATCAAAACGAACAGTCGGTTGTCGCTTTGGATCAAGCCTTGCTGCAGGCGCTGGCCGACCCGGCCGCAGAGCCTGCCTTTCGCCACAGGCTGCTCCACTCCAATCTCTATGTCCTCGGGCACATCGAAGACGCGCAGATCGAAGAGGACGGCACCGTCTGGCCGCGCCACAGTTCGACGCTGCGCATCACGCACTTCGATGTCGACGGCGAGACGGTGCTGCCCGTCTTCTCCGCGCCGGATCATCTGCAGAGCCTGTTTGACGAAGTGCCCGATCTCATCCTCCTGCGCGCCACCAACCTCTTCGCGTCAGCCACGCCCGATGTCAAAATCGTGCTCAACCCCGGCACTGCCGTCGGCAGAGCCTTCACCTACGAAGACATTCAGAAGCTCCTCCGCTGA